From the Glycine max cultivar Williams 82 chromosome 11, Glycine_max_v4.0, whole genome shotgun sequence genome, the window CCAAAAAACTGATCATGGAATATGAAAGTAGATGAATGTCAAATTGCATTGATGTAGTACAAACTAGAGACTGAAAACCAAGAAACAAATCTAGCAAAgcaagcagaaaaaaaaaaagggaactcACTGTTGCAATTGCAGGTGGTGACATTAGTTCTGCCAGAAGATGGCTCATAACTTCTACCATTCTATGCCAAGATGATTCTCTCTTCTTTGATACATTGGACTGATCTTGGTCTACAATCTGAAAATTCACATCCTGTTTAGTAACTAGTTGTAGTTGAGAATGTTTGATATATTATGGTCTATATGCATGCTTAATGGGATAGGATTATACtaattattgttaatttgttactaGGTTAGCTGTGAATAATCACTTTCATATAGATAAAATTTGATGGGGTGAAGAGTAAATGAGCTGCATTCATTAGACTGACACACCAACACCGAGTAAATGCATactgattttaattttgaaaacctTCGTACAGAAACAAGTAATATCCGTAGTGTAGTGCATGGGTTGTTAAGGTCTTACAATTTGGTTTTCAGTGTCACCTATATAAGTCGATGTTGGCACTTGTATTGTTGTGTCTTCACTGTCATTATCCTTGAGAAGGTGAGTTTCTGCATTAGCATCAAAatctttgttgggaaccttTACAATCTCAGCAGCTTCCAGTGCCTTAAATTTCAAAGATCTGCTTTTTACCGTCTGGTATGTGTAGGTCCAAATGAAGATGCCACCAAGCTACAATTAACAAAACAAGCGAGTTAATAAGATACTCTACACAATAGTATGCTATAagcaaatattttaaatgtaaatagGATGTCTTACCGCCATAGAGAAAGATGCATAAGAGAGTGCATTATTGCGGCAAATATCACGTGCACCAAATGGGCCTCCTTTCTCATCACAGATAGCAGGGATGATTACAATAGGAAGGTTACCCATATTTCCTGATCAAAGTAGCATTCATGAAATAAGTACATTTTAGATGAAggttttctaataaaattaagacACAGCTAGGAAGGAGTGAAAAATGAAGAAGGATTGGATGGGGATGGTGGCATAAATTTTACAATGTATTAAGACATGCATGATGCATCCATTTCTTCAAATTTTACCCTTGCTCAGCATACTATAACTTTTTCTATATGATACCTGATGAACATGCAGCAATAATAAGACCTTCCACTTTCAAATTGGGCTTCAGTAATTTTACAAGTATCCATCCTATAATCCCTCCAATTAAGAAGGTAAGTCCAACATTAACGGGCATAAACCACCTGCATAGATGGGTCAACATGATATGGTTTAGCAAAATCCATTAATACAAAAGAACCTCCAACTTGCATTCATAATCCATCAGTACTAACAGTGACAAAATGTATCAAAGTCAAAGTCTGTGCATTGTGTGTGATAATTAATGACGCTTATAACTATGTATTCTGCAGTGCCCACGAGGGAGATTTCTTAATTCCTCTCCTGTCCCCTAATTAAAAAGCTTAAAGTTCATTCTTAATTCTTCCTCAATAAGAATGCTCTTGTACATGTATTGATTGACATTATAGTTGATCGgtaaccttttatttttttcatttagttttttaggctttttatgaagaaaaacaGTTCAagaaatacatattaaaaacaaaGATGTTATACGTAAGAAACCTTCTTGCGCCTAGCGAATACGAAATCCACGTGTTTATGTGTTAGTGGACAATGGAAACCAAAAGTGATTGGCTTTATATGCAAACTTCGTGGACATGATTTGGCACTATTAGCTCTACGTTTGACACGTATCCTTTGTGGATACTGGATAGATGCCGAATCGAACAAGTTATAAGTACTTTTCTATTCAATAAGACTAGCAGAGGCAAAATAAACGAATGCATCAACACAAACACGGCCACATAAAATGAGTGAGATGTTTAGGACAAAGTTGGTCATTATAGTTTATTGAAAATGAGATTCACTGTTACTTCAGTCCTtagatttaatgatttttttatttataaaaaaagtctttAAAACAGTAATTTGTTTCATCAAGTCCTTATATGTATCCCAAAAAAAGTCCTTAAATGTAATCATTTATTTTAGGACTAAAGCAAGTGACAAATTACAATTTCGAAAACTTTTTTAGGATTTTGTTAATTCTAAATATTAAAGTCACAACAAATCAtaattttagagactaaaactaaatatttaacataaataaGTTTTGATGGAAAACGTATAGTTCTTGCTTGTTTGGTGAAAATTATTTCGTCGTAATTagcatttttataaaaatgacacAAAATCATGCCAAAAAAATTTAGAGTGGAAAACAAATCCATGCGTACCATGATATCATATCATCAAGTGAAACACTCTTGGCGAAACTGGAAAACACAAGTGAAGGTGTGAATATAACGAAAACAATCTGCAAAACAGGCAAacgaaaacacaacaaaaaaatgttaaaatatacaTGTTTGATTAGAACCATGCAGAGCTTGTGCTGCATTTGTTGTCTATTCAAAGGAATAAATGGGGAAGCATTGAGCAGGTgtttattcattaattaatcattatacATGTTTAATATAACATTCATCTCTTACCTTGTTCAAGGCTTTCCGAATGTCTGGTGAAAGAATATTATCGAAAAACTGAGTTGCCATCAAAGCTCCCAATGCACTGATAAGTAGGACTTGAATAACTGGCATAGAAGCCACCTCCAATAGTTCCAGAAAACCCATCTTCCTTTGCTTTTCTTGTGCTGATCTATGTCTTCTGTTTGCCGCTTATTATTACTTCTGGACTCTGATTtttgcttttatatttttttttcctataggaTGAGTTAACATGAAAGAACAGAGATGAATCATTAGAATCcaaaaccagaaaaaaaaaaaatgtgaagtgGGACAGTGACCAATAACTAACAAGTGTTGTTAAGTAGGGACGGATAGTAAGTTCAAGTCCAATCACTGAGTGCCAATTCAGTATATAACTTGTTGATTAACAATTTAACATGGTATGTGTGTATTTTTCGGGCAAAGCCAAACACAGACCAACACATTGAACTCATCAGCATGCCTGCGTTACTATATGTAATGTCATTGCTTAGCTGCAACACTCCCTTTATGACTATGTAGATTGCAGAGTAGGTGCTGGTTGAAACTTTGATTCCTAATTCAGCAAGATCTCTGAAATCAAATGAATCTTGTACGTAGAGACAGAGACATGTGTCCGTCTCCAacttgaataattattttcaattcttaATTAAGCTTCACAGAAAGAACTGCAAATTGCACTTCACCTGACAGTGACATTAAGAATTTCTATAAGTCGCAGATTCTTAATTACTGAAAGTATTAGCCTACGTCCGCTTGCACAAAATTGTTCAATTGACTGTTTGATAATCAAGtatgagagttttttttttatttgtgatcaTGGATGTATGCATTAGACGTTGGatcaaagattaattttatttgtaataggTAATTATGTTAGTCCATAAAATTTTACACGTAATaagaaatcaaacataaatttttttattaaataaatcattttcgCATACATGTGAAACGtattataatcttatattatttttcaacacTTTGATTAATCAATTAAGAGATATTATTCCTTCATATCTATTCTCAAGGAActagagaaattttaaattttcaaattaatataaatcaatatgataattttagcaagtaaatatacttttaaaaaaaaatgtttatgatTAACggaaactgttttttttttgcgcTTCAATTATTGACAACCGAACAAACATATATATCGTTTAGATTTGTCATCAAAGCTGGAAAAGATGATAAGCGTTATGCAAGAGACAACTGTTGTCTAGCGTGATTCATTGCTTGAAAGTAGAAACTGAAGATAATTCTAGAGTTTCAACCGAGTTCAACGTTTTGTGTACTTGCACCTTAATAATTTCGAAACTTTTCCCCACGTTAATTGTAACGTCCGTCTCAGATCCCGCCTCCCCCGAGTAAGGTTTATTCCATGTTTATGCCTTCAACACCCACTGTCGGTTGACTGTTGTGTcgttttgttagaattttgtTCCAATAAGTGAATGATTGATGGCAACACAAGAAAGAACCAAGCACGAAGCCAGGAATTTatttgcaaataattttttgcGAAGTTAATCTAAATTGTTGTTTTAAATGGTTTCATCGGATTTATAattcatttgtttttaattgtttttttaatcaattggtACAATAAACTTATGTACTTAATTTTTGGAATATatagatgaaagaaaaagagaaatagagaaaaaaaaaagtaaacgataaatataataaatgatacggagtataatgaaaaataaaaataaagtaaaataaataaatgaataaatataataataactattccCGAAAAAGGCCAAAATAGTAGATACCACCCGGCCCTCCACCCCAAAAAAGGCAAGCAGTACATTGATTATGAACAATGCTAGCTGTGCATTATTAAAgtgatgagtttttattttattttgattttgtgtaaGAGACTCACACATTTATGTTTCTAGCTAGTGTGGTATAAAACCtaatttggataaaataataatattaccgTATATTTAGGATGATGGCACTACGCTAATTAATACCCAAAATGATATGAAAGGGGTGACAAAACTGCAaagtcattaattatttatgaagtAAATCTTGTCGccccacccccccccccaaaaaaaaaaaaatatgtgtggTGCAAAATACATCTAAAAACAACAAATCCAATAATTTAGAAACAACGGACGAAACTTGTTTGAAcgaacatttttatttatttttaagaagctCATGACTATTCACGTATCTGCAAAGTTGTCGTTGTAAAGTTGTACTATAATTGTATTATTATAAGAGGAGAGGTTTCGTAAATACTCTGATTTTTTGGCTGCTATGaatcagaataaaaaaaaaatatttagctgCTAGCATGTTGTATTATCGTATTCATATTGACAACCTCCTTTCCACAAtcagattcaaaattcaaatcttaattaacttttagatataaaataaatcatgctaaaaaaatatttgttctgTGTGTATTCATATTGATGATCCCTAACAAATATTAGTTAACATtttttagagataaaaaaaaaaacctccatTCCATATCAATTTGTGGCCTTCAAGCTCCaggtttttaagtaaaatttcgATTTCGATTAGTGGAGTATTAATTCAGACCGTGAATTATTTGGAGTAATAATGTGCATATCCTTTTcacttatataattaaaatttaattttgcaaatttatttaattaaattatattttgaatatatataataatattttattgaaaattaattattatttaaactaaacgagcattttattttaaaataatattttattaaatagaaaacATTAATAATTGTTGTTCTTAATTATgaaagttatatatttatagacTAACCCAAAtggaataatttaatttttatcatttcaattctAACATCATGTCAATAGTTATATATACCTATTAAAGAAAAGTCTAACCCAATTGATTATGCATGGTGTAGATGTTATAAACCTCTTCATCATTAATGTCATTCATAAATCAGCCTCCTAAAGACTAGTAAAGATTTtaagatataattaatttttttatctcctttttttattttactcccTAGAAAATATAACTCATGATAAGACAGggatacaaaaaataatatagagtAAACATAtacaagataaaataaaaattaaatatatagatacaaattttaatatatattttttctttttatttagaaTCAAGTTCAACGAATCGAAATTATGTTTAAGTTGGTCTAGTTTATTTTCGGTcctacttttttttcatttgtatgtAGATATGTAATTGACATAGGTATATCCGTATATGGGTAACAAGCATGCCCCCAGTGAAAGTGCTTGCCCCATAAAAGTGACAAAATGCAAACACGAAAGCTAGCTGAAGCACATTCTAAGTGGATCGAAATTAAGAATATCTCAGCAgccgacatatatataaatgaaacgAATCATCTTTTATATATGATCATATAAATTATCTGGAAAGAAAAAACGTAGAAGCTAGCCTCGCCGGTGGGCAGCCAATCAATCAGAAATTGAAAAAGTAATTGATTACTGATTAGGCCACCAATAACTAATAACTAATACCAATACGtgcatttgaaatgaaaatgatagCTTTCTGAATCGAAGATGcactatatataaatgaaagatGAGAGGGAAGAGATATAGTATATATAATGGTAGTGCtcatgtatatatgtgaaaGAGAGGGCGACGTATAAAACCTGGGAATCAGAGGCTGAGTTCAGAAATCTTGAGCAAAAGAACCACTGAGTTTGTAAGGAGAGAATTAAGGGACGAAACAAGATATATATTCGCCTCAGAGGATTGAGTTTATACGTGGCTTGTCTTCCATATATATATTGACAGAGAGATTGTTCTTTCTCTCCTTCAACTTTGACCAAAGCCAACTTGTCAATTGGTAAGCACAATAAGCAAATAGGACCAAGTTCAATTTCATACTACTATGTATGTTCATGCTCTCCCGTTAATTATTTTGGAGGATATGTATACATCATCTTCTCTTCTACACGATGGTTCCTGGCTATATACACGATGGTTTCTATGATACATGCcaagtaataattaatattttaattttaattaaatgttgttatgagtaattaatatttttaattaaataaattttttataaagtttaatatctATACATTGACTTGACTGGGTATAACAGTTTTACATTATTATCTCATCATAAATcatctaaaaattattaaacttaacatataaataagttataattaaatgattatataaaatcttttacGTCATAAATATGTATAACTGTTTGCACtgtgtaattaatattttagttaaatggTTTTATGAGTAATACTTATGAACTTAATTGAATGTTACCTCAAATTTAACTCGGTCAAATATGTTTAAGATGGTCATGTACGCATAACTAATTATTAAGTTCAATAGGCTCAAAAACACTTGCTAAAGAATAATTAACACAtgggaaagaaaaggaagaaggtcCTATAATAACCTAGAGATAATTTAAATATGTCCAAACGTTCTCACCTATCATAATAACCACTATATCTCATAGAAGTTTATGATTATATTTTACAAGCCATTTTAGTCAACTTTTAAGGATATATTTCacaaaactaactaaaaaaattagcttaaaattgaaaaaaactaaatggtaattaaaaaactaacctattaaattaaaagtgtttgataaaattagttgttgaaataactgaaaagtataaaatgacaaaaaaaataatgaaattatgatttattttaaaatggtaagcaaaaaatttgataaacatATTAAGAttaaataggaaagaaaatataaaaaaaaaactagtaactAAAAGTTagcgttttaaaaaatattaatttaagtaacattttaaaaaaatgctagaaGCTATTAAGTAGtcactaaaaaaaacttgtttatcaAACAACCAAATAAGTTTTtaagttagtaaaaaaaaatcagaaactaGTTGAAATATCTTGTCGAACATAATCTAACTATTTTTACTagttgaaaaacttatttaattgtttagtaaataattttttgaaatagcTTCTAGCATTTTTTGAAATAGTATTTGAAGTAGTGTTTTTTAAAATCCTAACGTCCAgcttctaactttttatatttgattccctttttatctttaaaatatttatttaattttcctattatcctttttaaatatgtcatttatgttattttatattgtatCACTACtttaacaactaattttatcgaatatttataatttaataaatcaatttttcagTTAGCAACtaattttctcaaaaataaCCTATATACTATCTTATCAAATCAACCCATTAATTAGAAAGTAACTTATAAAGGCTTGTGAAAGACACTTACTATTGCTACATACCTAACTtgaaaaaaaggaacaaagtataaatttattaattatattcatgTAAATGACAATGCCATTTCatttataattcataatttatgtattttatgatTTGATATTGTTCTTATTAAGTTT encodes:
- the LOC100785791 gene encoding protein PIN-LIKES 7, whose amino-acid sequence is MGFLELLEVASMPVIQVLLISALGALMATQFFDNILSPDIRKALNKIVFVIFTPSLVFSSFAKSVSLDDMISWWFMPVNVGLTFLIGGIIGWILVKLLKPNLKVEGLIIAACSSGNMGNLPIVIIPAICDEKGGPFGARDICRNNALSYASFSMALGGIFIWTYTYQTVKSRSLKFKALEAAEIVKVPNKDFDANAETHLLKDNDSEDTTIQVPTSTYIGDTENQIIVDQDQSNVSKKRESSWHRMVEVMSHLLAELMSPPAIATFFGFLFGAVAWLRNIIIGDDAPLRVIQDSLQLLGNGTIPCITLLLGGNLAQGLKSSSVKPLTLISIIIARLLLLPIIGLFIVRAAANFDLLPVDPLFQYVLVMQYAMPPAMNISTMAQLFEVGNEECSVILLWTYSAAAIALTAWSTFLLWLLS